The sequence aacatagagcaaatattgcataaaattgctctttgtggtgataatcaagtggtgataaagtgtaaaaggtagtttacgtacttaaattgtcgtgtcatacgcaataaagaggagaaacaggcgatccaaaaaagtaacagtttgcttttcgtgcgctgctttctttggcaatgcaataatggcaaggatttcgtaggtgcaaatttgtttcgatgattaacacatcaaatcttgctacttttacacaaacaatttattcaaatgaaagcttagacttgaaattgtgtgattgaatcaaaattatgttcataaatagtgtatgtttgctggaaaacccaaatattgttgagggtgccaacaaccgtcgcaccctgccaatgccgtattctaccctatatATAGGtacctacacgcaaaaaaatgttgcggtcgaagctaccattccgagggttaatttaagaatacgcaccgacgattttcagcagacaacaaatccgtttgattttaccatgcgcacagtaaaaatcaactgtggtcctggtagaatgttgttgcatgaactgaatcagtggtgaatttgtccgaatgcgtggttaatttaactgaaaatttgtggttgttttaaaaacatggcgtagtctacaaaatagtaaccgttaccatggaatttttttctgtgtacactgaaaaaaaaatccgttgtaaaaactactattttgtaaaCTACGCTCTGTTTCTAAAACAACCATAAAATTCCAGTACAATTAACCACGGTTTCAGAGAAATTtaccactgtttcagttcaagtgacaacattccgcaagggccacagttgattttttacTGGGCGCGTGGTAAAATCAAAcaggtttgttatctgctggaaatcgtcggtgcatattcttaaaataaccctcggaatggtagtttcgaccgcaacatttgTTTGCGTGTACTACTATGATGCAGTTGATGTTCATGTTGCTTAAAATGTTTCTTGCAGTTTGGTTCAACACCGACGACTTCTATGCAACATTGCACCCAATGTTGTAAAGATTCAATCACAGCCATTAATGTCGTTTCTCCTTGTTACAATCCGCTTGCCAACTTGCACGCAACGGCTTCTGCCACTCGCCCCTGACCTTACCCAATGCGATTCGTCTTAATCTTTGCGCACGCAACACGCGAAGCGCTATTTCTGCCCCCTCGCTTTATTGACGCGCTTTTCGCTGCTGGTGGTCTCTGGTTGACCGACCGACCAGCCTCCCGTCCAATTCTATAACTACATATGCTCAGTGGGAACCAAACTCAGCCATGAATGAATCTGTCGCAGCATAGCTGTCGATGTTGTACAATTTATTCCGATTCAATGTGCTTCATTGGCAACGCACACGACTCCACCAGGCGGTTGTTTAGTTAGGTCTGTCTGAACATCATTGCCATTGTCAGCCAAATACGTATTCATCAGTGGATCCATTCAGTCAATTTTCGACTTCTTCAATGAATTCAATGGTTCGGTTATTCTAGCCGAAAATAGCAATCAAGAGCTGCTCGCATCAATTAGTAGACGATGAGGTCGCCTGCGAACTGCTCAGAACGGTTGAGCACTCGGTCGTAGCAGTTGGGCGACGTCTCTGGGGATCCAATTGGTCACGGACTCAGGCAACAGGCAGAGGTTGTCATGCAAATAGGACGCTCGTGAAAATGTGCAATTCTCCGTCGAATAAATCGGGTTCAACGCAGCAAAGATCGGTCAATCAACAGAGTGAAATGTGCGGAATGGGGAGTGCAATTGAGGCATGGACTATTTCTGCTGCATCGCGCTTCGTCGTTGCAATTCGGGATGACCGCTTGCCGGGAGATGGAAAGAGACGGCGATCGACCCGCCGAAGCGCCACCGTTTAATTGAATCAACGCGAATTCCAATTGATCAATGCTCATTCGGATCGCATATGTTCAAACCCAAGTGTGACTTTTCCCGGGCAAGACCTATATGCGGAGTGGAGATACTCGTCGAAGATAGGTCGATTTTTGGCAAACGATAATTTTTGCTACATATTAGAGCAGTACAATCTGGACCGACGCGATTGATTGTCTGAGTCGCAGTCGAGTGCGATCGTTGGTGTCGTGCGGAGTTCTAGTCCCCGTCAGAGCGCTGAATCTGTGATCTACCGTCAAGTAACAAAATGGTCTCATCCGGCATGTGCTTGTTGCTGCTGTTGGGTAGCATCCACGTTACATTGACTGCACCAACTCGTAAGTTTTTGAGTTTCTTGATGAAAAACTGGTTTAGCTTGAACTTTGTATCCATTTTTGTTGCAGGACGACGCCTTGAATCGGAAGGGTGCTCGAGGAGTTCGGCTGACTTGAGCGACTGCGTCGAGAACTCGATTCAACACTTCGTCAACTTCATGGCTAGCGGGAAACTGTCTCCGAAGGTGTCGATAACGCCGTTCGATCCTTTACACCTACCAAACATGACGATCTCCCATCAAAGTAAAGAATTCAAAGCAATATTCGTCAATCGGTATCTTGTGGGACTGAAAAATAGTTTTGTTCACGATACgaggtaaatatgctcaataccCGCTATTGCTTGACACCATTTCATAACGTTATCCGTTTCCACAGCGTTGATCTCAAAAAGAAAGAACTGAGCCTTACTTTGCTGATGCCCGCATTAGAATTGCTTGGAATGTACACGACTGAATCCATCGAGAACCAAGAAGCCACGGAAAACACAATCCTCACCATTTCCATCAGTACGTTCTGCATTTCCACATACTATCAAATAATCCAATGTCTAACCTATAATTTCTACCAACAGGGAGTTCAATGGCCAAGTTTCGAGCTCGAGGGGAACTTTACAAGTCAAAATCCAGTCAGGATCACGTACGGCTCAACGTGACGGACATCGAACTGGCGATGGGTCACTACATGATTAACGATCTGGACCACAGCACCCACATCCCGCGGACGAACCGGCACTTTGACAGTGTGTCGCGGCCCGAATTTGTCAAACTCATCGAGAAGGACCTGCGAGTGCAGCTTGGCGCCCGGCTGCAGCACATCGCCAACGAAGCGTTAGCGTTGGCGCCTTATCAAAAGCTCCTTCCTGTATGATCTCGCACAAAGTCGGCCTTAATAAAACACTGAGAAAATAACATCCCAACGATGATCAATTGCCAATAAAAACAATGTATCACAGCTCCCAACCCTTCCCCTGACCCATTCAAGTAACGGGAGGCGAATGCAACGATCGTTTGTCTCGAGTCCACCTCTTTCTTTCGCGGTTGCTGTCGCTGATGTTGATTGGTTTCAATCAAAATGGCATTGATGCAGTTCAAAAGCCTTCAGGCGCATGGGCAATAAAGAGAACAAAACGAAACGGGCATTTATCAACGCTGCCCATGTTGGAAAAAAACAAAAGTGCATCTCCTTCGTGGACGGATGGC comes from Armigeres subalbatus isolate Guangzhou_Male chromosome 2, GZ_Asu_2, whole genome shotgun sequence and encodes:
- the LOC134218199 gene encoding uncharacterized protein LOC134218199, which gives rise to MVSSGMCLLLLLGSIHVTLTAPTRRRLESEGCSRSSADLSDCVENSIQHFVNFMASGKLSPKVSITPFDPLHLPNMTISHQSKEFKAIFVNRYLVGLKNSFVHDTSVDLKKKELSLTLLMPALELLGMYTTESIENQEATENTILTISIRSSMAKFRARGELYKSKSSQDHVRLNVTDIELAMGHYMINDLDHSTHIPRTNRHFDSVSRPEFVKLIEKDLRVQLGARLQHIANEALALAPYQKLLPV